The following are encoded together in the Phaseolus vulgaris cultivar G19833 chromosome 9, P. vulgaris v2.0, whole genome shotgun sequence genome:
- the LOC137823055 gene encoding flotillin-like protein 4: MYRVAKASEYLVITGVGITDLKLAKKAWVLPGQACRIFDLSPVNYTFEVQAMSAEKLPFNLPAVFTIGPRADDDASLLKYAKLLSSHDKLSHHVEELVQGIIEGETRVLAASMTMEDIFRGTKSFKQEVFEKVQLELNQFGLLIYNANVKQLVDVAGHEYFSYLGQKTQMEAANQAKIDVAEAKMKGEVGAKMREGKTLQNAAKIDAETKIISTQRHGEGVKEEIKVRAEMKVFENEREAVVAEANSELAKKKAAWAQTAQVAEVEASKAVALRAAELQREVEKMNALTTTEKLKAEFLTKASVEYETKVQEANWELYRKQKAAEAILFEKEKEAEAQKAMAEAAFFSRQQAAEAELYAKKKEAEGLLAIGEAQGAYIRTLLDALGGNYTNLRDYLMINNGMFQQIAKTNAEAIRGLQPKISIWSNGGEGSDVSGEMKDVAGVYKMLPPLFKTVHEQTGMLPPAWMGTLSDKTA; the protein is encoded by the exons ATGTACAGAGTAGCAAAGGCATCAGAATACCTTGTGATCACTGGAGTTGGAATCACAGATTTAAAGCTTGCGAAAAAAGCATGGGTTCTCCCGGGCCAGGCATGCAGGATCTTCGACCTCTCTCCAGTGAACTACACCTTCGAGGTTCAAGCCATGAGCGCAGAGAAGCTCCCTTTCAATCTCCCCGCCGTCTTCACCATCGGTCCCAGGGCCGACGACGACGCCAGCCTTCTCAAATACGCCAAACTTCTCTCTTCCCACGACAAGCTCTCCCACCACGTGGAGGAGCTAGTCCAGGGCATCATCGAGGGAGAGACACGCGTCCTCGCGGCGTCGATGACCATGGAGGATATTTTCCGAGGCACCAAGTCGTTTAAACAGGAAGTGTTCGAGAAGGTTCAGCTGGAGCTTAACCAGTTCGGCCTTCTCATCTACAACGCCAACGTCAAGCAGCTGGTGGACGTCGCTGGCCACGAGTACTTCTCTTATTTGGGTCAGAAGACGCAGATGGAGGCTGCCAACCAGGCCAAGATTGACGTGGCAGAGGCAAAGATGAAGGGAGAGGTTGGAGCCAAGATGAGGGAGGGGAAAACGCTGCAGAACGCTGCGAAGATCGATGCGGAGACAAAGATAATATCCACGCAGAGGCACGGGGAGGGTGTGAAGGAGGAGATCAAGGTGAGGGCGGAGATGAAGGTGTTCGAGAACGAGCGAGAGGCTGTGGTGGCGGAGGCTAATTCCGAGCTTGCCAAGAAAAAAGCGGCGTGGGCACAGACGGCGCAGGTGGCGGAAGTGGAGGCCTCAAAAGCAGTCGCACTGAGGGCAGCCGAGTTGCAGAGAGAGGTTGAGAAGATGAATGCTCTCACAACCACAGAGAAGCTTAAAGCTGAGTTCCTCACCAAAGCAAGTGTTGAGTACGAAACCAAG GTACAAGAGGCAAACTGGGAGCTGTACAGGAAGCAGAAAGCGGCAGAAGCAATATTGTTTGAGAAGGAGAAAGAGGCAGAAGCACAGAAAGCAATGGCGGAGGCAGCATTTTTCAGTCGGCAGCAAGCAGCAGAAGCAGAGCTATATGCAAAGAAAAAGGAGGCAGAAGGACTTTTGGCAATAGGGGAAGCCCAAGGAGCATACATAAGAACACTTCTTGATGCACTGGGAGGCAACTACACCAATCTAAGGGACTACTTGATGATAAACAATGGGATGTTTCAACAGATTGCAAAGACTAATGCAGAAGCAATTCGTGGACTTCAACCAAAGATTAGTATTTGGAGCAATGGCGGAGAAGGAAGTGATGTTAGTGGTGAAATGAAAGATGTTGCAGGTGTGTACAAGATGTTGCCACCTTTGTTTAAGACAGTGCATGAGCAAACGGGTATGCTGCCACCCGCTTGGATGGGAACCCTGTCAGACAAAACAGCTTAA
- the LOC137820070 gene encoding homeobox protein knotted-1-like 3 isoform X2 gives MAYHNPQDLPLHHFTDQQHHNQTLTHSSLLSDPTSKPPSDPHQPAPNWLNNALLRAHYTDNTTTNNNNDNNNNSDTNVNAANNGATNFLNLHTAATDSGQWLARPILHRNQSEVIDDVAAAGDSAMAGAGSGDLKSEAAAVEGGGDGLMNWQNARFKAEILSHPLYEQLLSAHVACLRIATPVDQLPRIDAQLAQSQNVVAKYSAFGQAIVGDDKELDQFLSHYVLLLCSFKEQLQQHVRVHAMEAVMACWEIEQSLQSLTGVSPGEGTGATMSDDEDEQVDSDANLFDGGLDGPDSMGFGPLIPTENERSLMERVRHELKHELKQGYKEKIVDIREEILRKRRAGKLPGDTTSVLKAWWQSHSKWPYPTEEDKARLVQETGLQLKQINNWFINQRKRNWHSNPSTSTVLKSKRKSNADDNSAVHHM, from the exons ATGGCGTACCACAACCCTCAAGACCTTCCACTTCACCATTTCACTGACCAACAACACCATAACCAAACTCTCACTCACTCATCTCTCCTCTCCGACCCTACCTCCAAACCTCCCTCCGATCCTCACCAACCTGCGCCGAATTGGCTCAACAACGCCCTTCTCCGCGCGCACTACACCGACAACACTACCACAAACAACAATAAtgacaacaacaacaactccGACACCAACGTTAACGCAGCAAACAACGGCGCCACCAACTTCCTCAACCTCCACACTGCCGCTACGGACTCCGGCCAATGGCTCGCGCGCCCGATCCTCCACCGCAACCAGAGCGAGGTCATCGACGACGTCGCGGCAGCAGGCGACTCCGCCATGGCCGGCGCCGGATCCGGCGATTTGAAGAGCGAGGCGGCGGCAGTGGAGGGCGGTGGAGACGGCCTGATGAACTGGCAGAATGCGAGGTTCAAGGCGGAGATTCTATCTCACCCTCTGTACGAACAGCTTCTGTCGGCACATGTAGCGTGTCTTCGGATCGCCACACCGGTCGACCAATTGCCCAGGATCGACGCTCAGCTTGCACAGTCCCAGAATGTGGTCGCCAAGTACTCTGCTTTCGGACAAGCCATAGTTGGGGATGACAAGGAACTCGATCAGTTCTTG TCGCACTATGTTCTGTTGCTCTGTTCTTTCAAAGAACAGCTCCAACAGCATGTCAGGGTCCATGCAATGGAAGCAGTAATGGCTTGTTGGGAGATTGAGCAATCCTTACAAAGTTTAACAG GAGTTTCACCCGGGGAAGGTACGGGAGCAACAATGTCTGACGACGAAGATGAGCAAGTAGACAGTGATGCCAATCTGTTTGATGGTGGTTTGGAtggtcctgatagcatgggattCGGTCCTCTTATTCCCACAGAGAACGAGAGGTCCCTCATGGAACGTGTGAGACATGAATTAAAGCACGAATTGAAACAG GGTTATAAAGAGAAAATTGTGGACATAAGAGAGGAAATTTTACGCAAGAGACGAGCTGGGAAACTTCCTGGTGACACGACCTCTGTCCTTAAAGCTTGGTGGCAATCACATTCCAAGTGGCCTTACCCTACA GAGGAGGATAAGGCACGGTTGGTGCAGGAAACGGGCTTGCAGTTAAAGCAGATCAATAATTGGTTTATCAATCAAAGGAAGAGGAACTGGCATAGCAATCCCTCCACTTCCACTGTCTTGAAGAGCAAGCGCAAAAG CAATGCAGATGATAATAGTGCTGTTCATCATATGTAA
- the LOC137820069 gene encoding pentatricopeptide repeat-containing protein At3g54980, mitochondrial isoform X1, with protein sequence MRTRFLNIISSDPPKNLSPLSQLFLISTNSDHFPEKIVSTSNFPEKTPPEAQSPESPLIPSQNEVLDTLLLRKADPISALMFFKQVERKRGFVKTVDILCLLLQILASSPDTHGDAKYLLNNYVFGDSAPCAKVLVELLVECAERYGFELSDSRVFNYLLNSYVRANKITDAVECFRTMLEHGVLPWVPIVNILLTAMVRRNMAYNVCQVYDEMVERELYGDCYTLHILMRACLKGGRFAEAWNYFEEAVGRGLKLDAAAYSIVIQAVCRVPDLNLACKLLKEMKELGWVPSEGTYVAVIGACVRQGNFVEALRLKDEMVSKGVPMNVVVATSLIKGHCMRRDVNSALRMFDEVVEAGVTPNVAMFSVLIDWCSKIGNVEKANELYTRMKLMGLQPTVFIVNFLLKGFRKQNLLENAYTLLDEAVENGIASVVTYNIVFLWLCELGKVNEACNLWDKMIGKGITPSLVSYNHLILGHCKKGCMDDAYNVMNGIIKSGLKPNVITYTILMEGSFKKGDCDRAFDVFDQMVAADIVPTDYTFNTIMNGLCKVGRVSEAKDKLNTFIKQGFVPTSMTYNCIIDGFVKEGAIDSAESTYREMCDSGISPNVITCTTLINGFFKTNKIDLALKMYDDMKSKGLELDITAYSALIDGFCKMRDMENASKIFSELLEVGLTPNTIVYNIMISGFRNLNNMEAALNLHKEMINSKIPCDLQVYTSLIGGLLKEGKLSFALDLYSEMLSMGIVPDIFMYTVLINGLCNQGQLENAGKILKEMDGNSVTPTVLLYNTLIAVHFKEGNLQEAFRLHDEMLDKGLVPDDTTYDILVNGKLKRSYVPVVA encoded by the coding sequence ATGCGAACAAGGTTTCTGAACATCATTTCCTCAGACCCTCCGAAGAACCTTAGCCCATTATCCCAGCTCTTCTTAATTTCCACGAACTCTGACCATTTTCCTGAGAAAATCGTTTCAACCTCCAATTTTCCCGAGAAAACCCCCCCGGAAGCCCAATCTCCTGAATCCCCTTTGATTCCGTCGCAAAATGAAGTCTTGGACACTCTCTTGCTCCGCAAAGCCGACCCCATATCGGCGTTGATGTTCTTCAAACAAGTAGAGAGAAAACGAGGGTTTGTAAAAACCGTTGATATTTTATGCTTATTGCTTCAGATTCTCGCTTCGAGCCCCGACACTCACGGAGATGCCAAGTATTTGCTCAATAACTATGTGTTTGGAGATTCAGCCCCTTGTGCGAAGGTGCTGGTGGAACTCTTGGTGGAGTGTGCGGAAAGGTACGGTTTTGAATTATCCGATTCAAGGGTTTTCAATTATCTGTTGAATAGTTATGTTAGAGCTAATAAGATCACGGACGCTGTTGAGTGCTTTAGAACCATGTTGGAGCACGGCGTGCTTCCTTGGGTTCCAATTGTGAACATACTTTTGACTGCAATGGTTAGGAGAAACATGGCTTACAATGTGTGCCAAGTGTATGATGAAATGGTTGAGAGAGAACTTTATGGCGATTGCTATACCTTGCATATTTTAATGCGTGCGTGTTTGAAGGGAGGGAGGTTTGCGGAGGCTTGGAACTACTTCGAAGAGGCGGTGGGTAGAGGGTTGAAGCTTGATGCGGCTGCCTATAGTATTGTTATTCAGGCTGTTTGTAGGGTGCCGGACTTGAATTTGGCGTGTAAGCTGTTGAAGGAGATGAAGGAGTTGGGATGGGTGCCATCTGAGGGTACTTATGTTGCTGTGATTGGTGCTTGTGTCAGGCAGGGGAATTTTGTAGAGGCGTTGAGGCTCAAGGATGAAATGGTGAGTAAGGGTGTGCCTATGAATGTAGTTGTTGCGACGAGCTTGATTAAAGGGCATTGTATGCGAAGGGATGTGAATAGTGCGTTGCGGATGTTTGATGAGGTTGTTGAGGCTGGTGTTACTCCCAATGTGGCTATGTTTTCGGTTTTGATAGATTGGTGTTCTAAGATTGGGAATGTGGAGAAGGCGAATGAACTTTACACCAGAATGAAACTCATGGGCCTCCAACCCACTGTCTTTATTGTAAATTTTCTGTTGAAAGGATTCCGGAAACAGAACTTGCTAGAAAATGCATATACATTGCTTGATGAGGCAGTTGAAAATGGAATTGCTAGTGTTGTTACATATAACATTGTTTTCTTGTGGCTCTGTGAATTGGGCAAGGTTAATGAGGCTTGCAATTTGTGGGACAAGATGATTGGTAAGGGTATTACGCCTTCGCTAGTTTCTTACAACCACTTGATCCTTGGTCACTGCAAAAAAGGCTGCATGGATGACGCATATAATGTGATGAATGGTATTATTAAAAGTGGCTTAAAACCAAATGTCATCACATACACAATTTTAATGGAAGGATCTTTTAAGAAGGGTGATTGTGATCGTGCTTTTGATGTGTTTGATCAAATGGTGGCTGCAGATATTGTGCCTACAGACTACACATTTAACACAATTATGAATGGCTTGTGTAAAGTTGGCCGAGTGTCTGAGGCAAAGGATAAGTTAAACACTTTTATCAAGCAGGGTTTTGTTCCCACATCTATGACTTATAATTGCATCATAGATGGATTTGTCAAGGAAGGTGCAATTGATTCTGCAGAGTCTACCTATAGGGAGATGTGTGACAGTGGAATTTCACCTAATGTCATCACTTGTACTACTTTGATTAATGGATTTTTCAAAACTAACAAGATTGATCTTGCTTTGAAAATGTATGATGATATGAAAAGCAAGGGTTTGGAATTGGATATTACTGCATATAGTGCTCTCATTGATGGTTTCTGCAAAATGCGAGACATGGAAAATGCAAGCAAAATCTTCTCTGAACTTTTGGAGGTTGGTTTGACTCCAAATACAATTGTTTATAACATCATGATTAGTGGTTTCAGAAATTTGAATAATATGGAAGCAGCACTTAACCTGCACAAGGAAATGATAAATAGTAAGATTCCATGTGATTTACAAGTATACACCTCACTGATTGGTGGACTTCTAAAAGAGGGTAAATTAAGTTTTGCTTTAGATCTTTACTCAGAGATGCTTTCCATGGGTATTGTGCCTGATATCTTCATGTACACTGTTCTGATAAATGGACTCTGTAACCAGGGACAGCTAGAAAATGCAGGCAAGATTCTAAAGGAAATGGATGGGAATAGTGTAACTCCTACTGTTCTTCTTTATAACACTTTAATTGCTGTACATTTTAAGGAGGGCAATCTACAAGAGGCTTTTAGGCTGCATGACGAGATG
- the LOC137820070 gene encoding homeobox protein knotted-1-like 3 isoform X1: MAYHNPQDLPLHHFTDQQHHNQTLTHSSLLSDPTSKPPSDPHQPAPNWLNNALLRAHYTDNTTTNNNNDNNNNSDTNVNAANNGATNFLNLHTAATDSGQWLARPILHRNQSEVIDDVAAAGDSAMAGAGSGDLKSEAAAVEGGGDGLMNWQNARFKAEILSHPLYEQLLSAHVACLRIATPVDQLPRIDAQLAQSQNVVAKYSAFGQAIVGDDKELDQFLSHYVLLLCSFKEQLQQHVRVHAMEAVMACWEIEQSLQSLTGVSPGEGTGATMSDDEDEQVDSDANLFDGGLDGPDSMGFGPLIPTENERSLMERVRHELKHELKQGYKEKIVDIREEILRKRRAGKLPGDTTSVLKAWWQSHSKWPYPTEEDKARLVQETGLQLKQINNWFINQRKRNWHSNPSTSTVLKSKRKRSNADDNSAVHHM, from the exons ATGGCGTACCACAACCCTCAAGACCTTCCACTTCACCATTTCACTGACCAACAACACCATAACCAAACTCTCACTCACTCATCTCTCCTCTCCGACCCTACCTCCAAACCTCCCTCCGATCCTCACCAACCTGCGCCGAATTGGCTCAACAACGCCCTTCTCCGCGCGCACTACACCGACAACACTACCACAAACAACAATAAtgacaacaacaacaactccGACACCAACGTTAACGCAGCAAACAACGGCGCCACCAACTTCCTCAACCTCCACACTGCCGCTACGGACTCCGGCCAATGGCTCGCGCGCCCGATCCTCCACCGCAACCAGAGCGAGGTCATCGACGACGTCGCGGCAGCAGGCGACTCCGCCATGGCCGGCGCCGGATCCGGCGATTTGAAGAGCGAGGCGGCGGCAGTGGAGGGCGGTGGAGACGGCCTGATGAACTGGCAGAATGCGAGGTTCAAGGCGGAGATTCTATCTCACCCTCTGTACGAACAGCTTCTGTCGGCACATGTAGCGTGTCTTCGGATCGCCACACCGGTCGACCAATTGCCCAGGATCGACGCTCAGCTTGCACAGTCCCAGAATGTGGTCGCCAAGTACTCTGCTTTCGGACAAGCCATAGTTGGGGATGACAAGGAACTCGATCAGTTCTTG TCGCACTATGTTCTGTTGCTCTGTTCTTTCAAAGAACAGCTCCAACAGCATGTCAGGGTCCATGCAATGGAAGCAGTAATGGCTTGTTGGGAGATTGAGCAATCCTTACAAAGTTTAACAG GAGTTTCACCCGGGGAAGGTACGGGAGCAACAATGTCTGACGACGAAGATGAGCAAGTAGACAGTGATGCCAATCTGTTTGATGGTGGTTTGGAtggtcctgatagcatgggattCGGTCCTCTTATTCCCACAGAGAACGAGAGGTCCCTCATGGAACGTGTGAGACATGAATTAAAGCACGAATTGAAACAG GGTTATAAAGAGAAAATTGTGGACATAAGAGAGGAAATTTTACGCAAGAGACGAGCTGGGAAACTTCCTGGTGACACGACCTCTGTCCTTAAAGCTTGGTGGCAATCACATTCCAAGTGGCCTTACCCTACA GAGGAGGATAAGGCACGGTTGGTGCAGGAAACGGGCTTGCAGTTAAAGCAGATCAATAATTGGTTTATCAATCAAAGGAAGAGGAACTGGCATAGCAATCCCTCCACTTCCACTGTCTTGAAGAGCAAGCGCAAAAG AAGCAATGCAGATGATAATAGTGCTGTTCATCATATGTAA
- the LOC137820070 gene encoding homeobox protein knotted-1-like 3 isoform X3: protein MAYHNPQDLPLHHFTDQQHHNQTLTHSSLLSDPTSKPPSDPHQPAPNWLNNALLRAHYTDNTTTNNNNDNNNNSDTNVNAANNGATNFLNLHTAATDSGQWLARPILHRNQSEVIDDVAAAGDSAMAGAGSGDLKSEAAAVEGGGDGLMNWQNARFKAEILSHPLYEQLLSAHVACLRIATPVDQLPRIDAQLAQSQNVVAKYSAFGQAIVGDDKELDQFLSHYVLLLCSFKEQLQQHVRVHAMEAVMACWEIEQSLQSLTGVSPGEGTGATMSDDEDEQVDSDANLFDGGLDGPDSMGFGPLIPTENERSLMERVRHELKHELKQGYKEKIVDIREEILRKRRAGKLPGDTTSVLKAWWQSHSKWPYPTEEDKARLVQETGLQLKQINNWFINQRKRNWHSNPSTSTVLKSKRKR from the exons ATGGCGTACCACAACCCTCAAGACCTTCCACTTCACCATTTCACTGACCAACAACACCATAACCAAACTCTCACTCACTCATCTCTCCTCTCCGACCCTACCTCCAAACCTCCCTCCGATCCTCACCAACCTGCGCCGAATTGGCTCAACAACGCCCTTCTCCGCGCGCACTACACCGACAACACTACCACAAACAACAATAAtgacaacaacaacaactccGACACCAACGTTAACGCAGCAAACAACGGCGCCACCAACTTCCTCAACCTCCACACTGCCGCTACGGACTCCGGCCAATGGCTCGCGCGCCCGATCCTCCACCGCAACCAGAGCGAGGTCATCGACGACGTCGCGGCAGCAGGCGACTCCGCCATGGCCGGCGCCGGATCCGGCGATTTGAAGAGCGAGGCGGCGGCAGTGGAGGGCGGTGGAGACGGCCTGATGAACTGGCAGAATGCGAGGTTCAAGGCGGAGATTCTATCTCACCCTCTGTACGAACAGCTTCTGTCGGCACATGTAGCGTGTCTTCGGATCGCCACACCGGTCGACCAATTGCCCAGGATCGACGCTCAGCTTGCACAGTCCCAGAATGTGGTCGCCAAGTACTCTGCTTTCGGACAAGCCATAGTTGGGGATGACAAGGAACTCGATCAGTTCTTG TCGCACTATGTTCTGTTGCTCTGTTCTTTCAAAGAACAGCTCCAACAGCATGTCAGGGTCCATGCAATGGAAGCAGTAATGGCTTGTTGGGAGATTGAGCAATCCTTACAAAGTTTAACAG GAGTTTCACCCGGGGAAGGTACGGGAGCAACAATGTCTGACGACGAAGATGAGCAAGTAGACAGTGATGCCAATCTGTTTGATGGTGGTTTGGAtggtcctgatagcatgggattCGGTCCTCTTATTCCCACAGAGAACGAGAGGTCCCTCATGGAACGTGTGAGACATGAATTAAAGCACGAATTGAAACAG GGTTATAAAGAGAAAATTGTGGACATAAGAGAGGAAATTTTACGCAAGAGACGAGCTGGGAAACTTCCTGGTGACACGACCTCTGTCCTTAAAGCTTGGTGGCAATCACATTCCAAGTGGCCTTACCCTACA GAGGAGGATAAGGCACGGTTGGTGCAGGAAACGGGCTTGCAGTTAAAGCAGATCAATAATTGGTTTATCAATCAAAGGAAGAGGAACTGGCATAGCAATCCCTCCACTTCCACTGTCTTGAAGAGCAAGCGCAAAAG ATGA
- the LOC137820069 gene encoding pentatricopeptide repeat-containing protein At3g54980, mitochondrial isoform X2: MRTRFLNIISSDPPKNLSPLSQLFLISTNSDHFPEKIVSTSNFPEKTPPEAQSPESPLIPSQNEVLDTLLLRKADPISALMFFKQVERKRGFVKTVDILCLLLQILASSPDTHGDAKYLLNNYVFGDSAPCAKVLVELLVECAERYGFELSDSRVFNYLLNSYVRANKITDAVECFRTMLEHGVLPWVPIVNILLTAMVRRNMAYNVCQVYDEMVERELYGDCYTLHILMRACLKGGRFAEAWNYFEEAVGRGLKLDAAAYSIVIQAVCRVPDLNLACKLLKEMKELGWVPSEGTYVAVIGACVRQGNFVEALRLKDEMVSKGVPMNVVVATSLIKGHCMRRDVNSALRMFDEVVEAGVTPNVAMFSVLIDWCSKIGNVEKANELYTRMKLMGLQPTVFIVNFLLKGFRKQNLLENAYTLLDEAVENGIASVVTYNIVFLWLCELGKVNEACNLWDKMIGKGITPSLVSYNHLILGHCKKGCMDDAYNVMNGIIKSGLKPNVITYTILMEGSFKKGDCDRAFDVFDQMVAADIVPTDYTFNTIMNGLCKVGRVSEAKDKLNTFIKQGFVPTSMTYNCIIDGFVKEGAIDSAESTYREMCDSGISPNVITCTTLINGFFKTNKIDLALKMYDDMKSKGLELDITAYSALIDGFCKMRDMENASKIFSELLEVGLTPNTIVYNIMISGFRNLNNMEAALNLHKEMINSKIPCDLQVYTSLIGGLLKEGTARKCRQDSKGNGWE, from the exons ATGCGAACAAGGTTTCTGAACATCATTTCCTCAGACCCTCCGAAGAACCTTAGCCCATTATCCCAGCTCTTCTTAATTTCCACGAACTCTGACCATTTTCCTGAGAAAATCGTTTCAACCTCCAATTTTCCCGAGAAAACCCCCCCGGAAGCCCAATCTCCTGAATCCCCTTTGATTCCGTCGCAAAATGAAGTCTTGGACACTCTCTTGCTCCGCAAAGCCGACCCCATATCGGCGTTGATGTTCTTCAAACAAGTAGAGAGAAAACGAGGGTTTGTAAAAACCGTTGATATTTTATGCTTATTGCTTCAGATTCTCGCTTCGAGCCCCGACACTCACGGAGATGCCAAGTATTTGCTCAATAACTATGTGTTTGGAGATTCAGCCCCTTGTGCGAAGGTGCTGGTGGAACTCTTGGTGGAGTGTGCGGAAAGGTACGGTTTTGAATTATCCGATTCAAGGGTTTTCAATTATCTGTTGAATAGTTATGTTAGAGCTAATAAGATCACGGACGCTGTTGAGTGCTTTAGAACCATGTTGGAGCACGGCGTGCTTCCTTGGGTTCCAATTGTGAACATACTTTTGACTGCAATGGTTAGGAGAAACATGGCTTACAATGTGTGCCAAGTGTATGATGAAATGGTTGAGAGAGAACTTTATGGCGATTGCTATACCTTGCATATTTTAATGCGTGCGTGTTTGAAGGGAGGGAGGTTTGCGGAGGCTTGGAACTACTTCGAAGAGGCGGTGGGTAGAGGGTTGAAGCTTGATGCGGCTGCCTATAGTATTGTTATTCAGGCTGTTTGTAGGGTGCCGGACTTGAATTTGGCGTGTAAGCTGTTGAAGGAGATGAAGGAGTTGGGATGGGTGCCATCTGAGGGTACTTATGTTGCTGTGATTGGTGCTTGTGTCAGGCAGGGGAATTTTGTAGAGGCGTTGAGGCTCAAGGATGAAATGGTGAGTAAGGGTGTGCCTATGAATGTAGTTGTTGCGACGAGCTTGATTAAAGGGCATTGTATGCGAAGGGATGTGAATAGTGCGTTGCGGATGTTTGATGAGGTTGTTGAGGCTGGTGTTACTCCCAATGTGGCTATGTTTTCGGTTTTGATAGATTGGTGTTCTAAGATTGGGAATGTGGAGAAGGCGAATGAACTTTACACCAGAATGAAACTCATGGGCCTCCAACCCACTGTCTTTATTGTAAATTTTCTGTTGAAAGGATTCCGGAAACAGAACTTGCTAGAAAATGCATATACATTGCTTGATGAGGCAGTTGAAAATGGAATTGCTAGTGTTGTTACATATAACATTGTTTTCTTGTGGCTCTGTGAATTGGGCAAGGTTAATGAGGCTTGCAATTTGTGGGACAAGATGATTGGTAAGGGTATTACGCCTTCGCTAGTTTCTTACAACCACTTGATCCTTGGTCACTGCAAAAAAGGCTGCATGGATGACGCATATAATGTGATGAATGGTATTATTAAAAGTGGCTTAAAACCAAATGTCATCACATACACAATTTTAATGGAAGGATCTTTTAAGAAGGGTGATTGTGATCGTGCTTTTGATGTGTTTGATCAAATGGTGGCTGCAGATATTGTGCCTACAGACTACACATTTAACACAATTATGAATGGCTTGTGTAAAGTTGGCCGAGTGTCTGAGGCAAAGGATAAGTTAAACACTTTTATCAAGCAGGGTTTTGTTCCCACATCTATGACTTATAATTGCATCATAGATGGATTTGTCAAGGAAGGTGCAATTGATTCTGCAGAGTCTACCTATAGGGAGATGTGTGACAGTGGAATTTCACCTAATGTCATCACTTGTACTACTTTGATTAATGGATTTTTCAAAACTAACAAGATTGATCTTGCTTTGAAAATGTATGATGATATGAAAAGCAAGGGTTTGGAATTGGATATTACTGCATATAGTGCTCTCATTGATGGTTTCTGCAAAATGCGAGACATGGAAAATGCAAGCAAAATCTTCTCTGAACTTTTGGAGGTTGGTTTGACTCCAAATACAATTGTTTATAACATCATGATTAGTGGTTTCAGAAATTTGAATAATATGGAAGCAGCACTTAACCTGCACAAGGAAATGATAAATAGTAAGATTCCATGTGATTTACAAGTATACACCTCACTGATTGGTGGACTTCTAAAAGAGG GGACAGCTAGAAAATGCAGGCAAGATTCTAAAGGAAATGGATGGGAATAG